In Dolichospermum flos-aquae CCAP 1403/13F, the following proteins share a genomic window:
- a CDS encoding serralysin-like metalloprotease → MIFNANDTSSLLPGSTAFPIGNLSDPLLPLNPPPLGSAAPIYGTGADDVINAVSKVVVYAGDGNNVVLTGNYSDVIYAGSGRDIIDAGKGNNFISAGEGVNLITTGLGNDVIYSGASSDFIDGGAGNNVIFAGEGNNRILTGKGNDTIYAGAGNDTIYSGKGNDTIYAGAGNNVINAGTGNDSVYLGSTGKDKLILEGGTGSVAVWGFNTTSDKVRLGESLLGKSLSFTSSNGDTLVYAGNDLLATLKGVASGSQALVDNGPLYRYAATDLGSLSTNPNGSVNVASINDLGQIAGRFDTGATFTNTNATTGVVNTNNLVRQGFIWENGVQTAITSTGLKNGQSDFGAANGETVTLLTPNVNTISDRGVILGTADEVRQPNPLATDRALVWEKNGSSYNLTINDFGGVESYFLDINNRNLISGRNIEASGYDNPLYWENGVVTALTDLSVSGDGGTARGVNGNGQIVGYVDSDRVLDGSAKNTAIVWNKDANGVYQLTDLGTFGGDQATLRDINNAGQIIGSSTSGSGSTATSTPFLLQADGTFTAIGSLGGNTGSVNGINEFGQVVGASQIAAATNHAYVWSGGVLSDLNNLLTTPLTYNGATVTLTSATSVNNFGQIVATGTYTYVDNSTATPTTKTGTRSYVLNVA, encoded by the coding sequence ATGATATTCAACGCAAATGACACATCTTCTCTGCTTCCAGGCAGCACCGCCTTTCCAATAGGTAATTTATCCGACCCATTATTACCCCTAAATCCCCCACCCCTCGGCTCTGCTGCCCCTATCTATGGCACAGGGGCGGATGATGTGATCAATGCCGTAAGCAAAGTTGTCGTCTACGCTGGTGATGGCAACAACGTCGTTCTCACGGGCAACTACAGTGATGTGATTTATGCTGGCTCTGGTCGGGACATTATTGATGCAGGCAAAGGCAACAACTTCATTTCTGCGGGAGAAGGAGTAAACCTGATCACCACTGGGTTGGGTAATGATGTCATCTACTCCGGTGCGAGTAGTGATTTTATTGATGGGGGTGCTGGGAATAATGTCATCTTTGCAGGGGAAGGCAACAACCGCATCCTGACGGGTAAAGGCAACGACACAATTTATGCCGGGGCAGGGAACGACACGATCTACTCTGGTAAAGGCAACGACACAATTTATGCCGGGGCAGGCAACAATGTGATCAACGCAGGTACTGGGAATGACTCGGTGTACCTCGGCAGCACCGGCAAAGACAAGCTAATCCTGGAAGGCGGCACAGGTTCCGTCGCTGTGTGGGGGTTCAATACCACGTCCGACAAAGTGCGGTTGGGGGAAAGCTTACTGGGTAAATCCCTCAGCTTTACCAGCAGCAATGGCGACACCTTGGTGTATGCGGGTAATGATCTTCTCGCAACGCTCAAAGGAGTGGCATCTGGATCTCAGGCTTTGGTGGACAACGGACCACTCTACCGTTACGCAGCAACTGATTTGGGTTCTCTCAGTACCAACCCTAATGGTTCAGTTAACGTAGCTTCGATTAACGACTTAGGACAAATCGCCGGACGCTTTGACACAGGCGCAACTTTCACCAATACAAACGCCACCACGGGTGTAGTAAATACTAACAACCTCGTGCGTCAAGGCTTCATCTGGGAAAATGGCGTGCAAACTGCCATAACCAGCACTGGATTGAAAAATGGTCAGTCTGATTTCGGTGCAGCAAATGGCGAAACAGTCACCCTGCTCACCCCCAATGTTAACACCATTAGCGATCGCGGTGTAATCCTGGGAACGGCTGATGAAGTGCGACAACCGAATCCTCTAGCCACGGACCGCGCCCTAGTTTGGGAAAAGAACGGCAGTAGCTACAACCTGACAATCAACGACTTTGGGGGCGTGGAGAGCTACTTCTTGGACATCAACAACAGGAACCTCATCTCTGGTCGTAATATTGAAGCATCAGGTTACGACAACCCGCTTTACTGGGAAAATGGCGTGGTAACTGCCTTGACAGATCTGTCCGTGAGCGGCGACGGCGGCACAGCCCGTGGAGTCAACGGTAATGGTCAAATCGTCGGATATGTGGACAGCGACCGAGTTTTGGATGGATCTGCCAAGAACACCGCCATTGTGTGGAATAAAGATGCCAACGGTGTATATCAACTCACTGATTTAGGCACTTTTGGTGGAGACCAAGCTACCTTGCGAGATATCAACAACGCGGGTCAGATTATTGGTTCTTCAACTAGTGGTAGTGGCAGCACCGCGACTAGTACGCCATTCTTGCTCCAAGCAGATGGTACATTCACTGCGATCGGTAGCTTAGGCGGTAACACTGGTTCTGTTAACGGAATCAATGAATTTGGTCAAGTCGTAGGGGCTTCTCAAATCGCCGCAGCTACAAATCATGCCTATGTTTGGAGCGGCGGTGTGCTGTCTGACTTGAACAACTTGCTGACCACACCGCTTACCTATAACGGTGCGACTGTAACTTTGACAAGTGCCACTAGCGTTAACAACTTCGGACAAATCGTGGCGACTGGAACCTATACTTACGTGGATAACTCAACTGCAACTCCAACCACCAAAACAGGGACTCGATCCTACGTGCTGAATGTTGCTTAG